The DNA segment GCTCACCCAGCGCATCCATGAGGGGGTCGTGGCGCGCGGCTTCGCCGATCTGCGGCCCGCGCACGGATTCGCCTTCGCGCGGCTCGCGCCGGACGGGGCCACCGTCACCGAACTCGCCGCGCACCTCGGGGTGACCAAGCAGGCGGCGAGCCAGCTGGTGGACGAGGTGGTGCGCAGGGGCTATGCCGAGCGGCGGCCGCACCCGGGGGACGCGCGGGCCCGGCTGGTCGTGCTGACCGAACGCGGCCGGGCCTGCACCCGGGCGGCGGAGGAGGCGGCGGCCGAGGTCGTCGGCGGGTGGCGCGAGCTGCTGGGGGAGGCGGAAGTGCGGGCGCTGTGGGGGAGTCTGGCGAGGATCGCGCCCCATGGGCCGGTGCGGCCCCTGTGGTGACGGCGCGTCAGGCGGGCTGCCGGGGCTGGAAGTTTTACTTGCGCGTAACTTCCCCCGGAGGCTACCCGCCCGTAACTTGACGGATGAACAGCATCCCGTGATCCGGATCACAGGGCCAGTCCGCCGTATGCCCCCTTGAGCCGCAAGGAGATCACCCGATGCTGCCCTGGAAGAGAGTGCTCAGACCCCTCACCGCGCTGCTGCTGTCCGCCGCCGCGGTCGCCCTGCCCGCCACGGCCGCGCACGCCGACACCGCCACCCACAGCGGCTGGAACGACTACTCCTGCAAGCCGTCCGCCGCCCACCCCCGCCCCGTGGTCCTGGTCCACGGCACCCTC comes from the Streptomyces sp. SUK 48 genome and includes:
- a CDS encoding MarR family winged helix-turn-helix transcriptional regulator, which encodes MQNSDAMALSATLLAAAGGLTQRIHEGVVARGFADLRPAHGFAFARLAPDGATVTELAAHLGVTKQAASQLVDEVVRRGYAERRPHPGDARARLVVLTERGRACTRAAEEAAAEVVGGWRELLGEAEVRALWGSLARIAPHGPVRPLW